In Haloterrigena turkmenica DSM 5511, a single genomic region encodes these proteins:
- a CDS encoding DUF7125 family protein codes for MIAIAGAKGGCGKTTTTLGLAEAFGRAGTPALAVDADRQLPNLHVRGGIDREPTLVAARGEDDVLQAAQTDPRSSNVALLPAPKSSEQLDMETAIERLSPDSVQSLIDCPSGAGPDVVDPLSVADAVVVVTTADDRSLDAAETTVEMANRLGVPVLGAIINQSTDIPETVRSWVDVPVLGVVPEVDDPLSSDDSRAVYDEIVRTLQTKNATVRTPPAYADELLGTGIDTLDRRLGGGFPPGTVVALTADPASQSEQLLYQTTAVRGSLYITTRRSERNVDRAIESSTLETGSPTVRRIDGEGAEPFDRFREILDKLPDGANLLVDTASALERRDRRAYVAFLNDLKDRMAETNGVAVLHCPTRTVPENREITTHFADVVLELETVSSGVGADVEHYLSVPKHRADCGFSETIELRFDGTSNAITVPADGELGAGSAPGVTAERRSDE; via the coding sequence ATGATCGCAATCGCCGGTGCGAAAGGTGGCTGTGGCAAGACGACGACGACGCTGGGTCTCGCCGAGGCGTTCGGTCGTGCCGGAACGCCCGCGCTCGCGGTCGACGCCGACCGACAGCTTCCGAACCTCCACGTCAGGGGCGGTATCGATCGCGAACCGACGCTCGTGGCGGCACGGGGTGAAGACGACGTACTGCAGGCCGCCCAGACGGACCCGCGGTCGTCGAACGTCGCGTTGCTCCCGGCGCCGAAGTCCTCCGAGCAACTCGATATGGAGACGGCCATAGAGCGACTGTCGCCCGACTCGGTGCAGTCGCTGATCGACTGCCCGTCGGGCGCGGGCCCCGACGTCGTCGATCCGCTCTCGGTCGCCGACGCGGTGGTCGTCGTCACGACCGCGGACGACCGGAGTCTGGACGCCGCCGAGACGACCGTGGAGATGGCGAACCGGCTCGGCGTCCCGGTGCTCGGCGCGATCATCAACCAGTCGACCGACATCCCCGAGACGGTCCGGTCGTGGGTCGATGTGCCGGTACTGGGCGTCGTTCCCGAGGTCGACGACCCGCTGTCGAGCGACGACTCCCGGGCCGTCTACGACGAAATCGTGCGGACGCTCCAGACGAAGAACGCGACGGTCCGGACGCCGCCGGCGTACGCCGACGAACTGCTGGGGACCGGTATCGACACCCTCGACCGCCGACTCGGCGGCGGCTTCCCGCCCGGCACCGTCGTCGCGCTGACGGCCGATCCGGCGAGTCAGAGCGAACAGCTCCTCTACCAGACGACGGCCGTCCGCGGCTCGCTGTACATCACGACGCGTCGCTCCGAACGGAACGTCGACCGCGCGATCGAGTCGTCGACGCTCGAGACCGGCTCCCCGACGGTTCGCCGGATCGACGGCGAGGGCGCCGAGCCCTTCGACCGGTTCCGGGAGATCCTCGACAAGCTTCCCGATGGCGCGAACCTGCTCGTCGACACCGCGAGCGCGCTCGAGCGCCGCGACAGGAGGGCCTACGTCGCGTTTCTGAACGATCTCAAGGACAGAATGGCCGAGACCAACGGCGTCGCCGTCCTCCACTGTCCGACGCGAACGGTCCCGGAAAACCGCGAGATTACGACCCACTTCGCGGACGTCGTGCTCGAACTCGAGACCGTCTCGTCCGGTGTCGGTGCGGACGTCGAACACTATCTTTCGGTCCCGAAACATCGCGCTGACTGCGGTTTCTCCGAGACGATCGAACTGCGCTTCGACGGAACGTCGAACGCGATTACGGTGCCGGCCGACGGGGAACTGGGAGCCGGCTCCGCTCCCGGCGTTACCGCCGAGCGTCGATCGGACGAATAG
- a CDS encoding MinD/ParA family ATP-binding protein: protein MIVAVTGGKGGVGKSTTSLNLGYELDAVVVDGDLATADLPPGTGPDLHDVLAGRADPVAAVERFGPVRYLSCGRTLAGARAADLSALDRVVERLEREYGRVVIDCPAGLARDVGTQLETAHLAVLVTTPDEAALVDAVRTRRVAADLETPIASVVLNRADRDEHGDLASRVEERFGATTTIVEDRATVDEAQSRWLPVDDVDPDCPAVGAFDEIARTIERSEQRISSRIGVH, encoded by the coding sequence ATGATCGTCGCGGTAACCGGCGGCAAGGGAGGAGTGGGGAAGTCGACGACGTCGCTCAACCTCGGGTACGAACTCGACGCGGTCGTCGTCGACGGCGACCTCGCGACGGCGGATCTCCCGCCCGGAACCGGCCCCGACCTCCACGACGTCCTCGCCGGCCGCGCCGACCCGGTCGCGGCCGTCGAACGGTTCGGACCGGTTCGCTACCTCTCCTGCGGACGGACCCTGGCCGGCGCCCGTGCGGCGGATCTCTCCGCGCTCGACCGCGTCGTCGAACGGCTCGAGCGGGAGTACGGCCGGGTCGTCATCGACTGTCCCGCGGGCCTCGCGAGGGACGTGGGGACGCAACTCGAGACGGCCCACCTCGCCGTCCTCGTCACGACGCCGGACGAAGCCGCGCTCGTCGACGCCGTCCGGACGCGACGCGTCGCGGCCGATCTCGAGACGCCGATCGCGTCGGTCGTCCTCAACCGGGCCGATCGCGACGAGCACGGCGATCTCGCGAGTCGCGTCGAAGAACGGTTCGGTGCGACGACCACGATCGTCGAAGACCGAGCGACGGTCGACGAGGCCCAGTCGCGGTGGCTGCCCGTCGACGACGTCGATCCGGACTGTCCGGCGGTCGGCGCGTTCGACGAGATCGCCAGGACCATCGAACGGTCCGAACAGCGGATCTCGAGCCGTATCGGCGTTCACTGA
- a CDS encoding DUF7857 domain-containing protein yields the protein MVEVEATCERHEDVTLVQATVTNTRSTPQTIRLRSRLEGPVWPPRAGSVAAPEWDDSGWTGTVKPGRTRGLGFASPVPPIESPVEIAEVRRADGDESPSSKTVLADLEEWAPTTDVLSREL from the coding sequence ATGGTCGAGGTGGAAGCGACGTGTGAGCGACACGAGGACGTGACGCTAGTCCAGGCGACCGTCACGAACACTCGGTCGACGCCACAGACGATTCGCCTGCGGAGTCGACTCGAGGGACCGGTCTGGCCGCCGCGGGCGGGGTCGGTCGCGGCCCCCGAATGGGACGACAGCGGGTGGACCGGGACGGTCAAACCGGGCCGGACGCGCGGCCTCGGATTCGCCAGTCCGGTGCCCCCGATCGAGTCGCCGGTCGAAATCGCCGAGGTGCGCCGAGCGGACGGCGACGAGTCGCCCTCGTCGAAGACCGTCCTCGCCGACCTCGAGGAGTGGGCGCCGACGACGGACGTCCTCTCGCGGGAGCTATGA
- a CDS encoding type II glyceraldehyde-3-phosphate dehydrogenase — MIQVAINGYGTIGKRVADAVREQPDMEVRGVAKTRPNFEAETAVDKGFPLYAAVEERADQFADAGLEIAGPVEDLVDAADVVVDATPSGIGAENKSMYEAYDTPALYQGGEDADLVDTSFNARSNFEDATGADHVRVVSCNTTGLSRVIAPLREAYGVEKVRATLVRRGGDPGQTSRGPINDILPNPVTIPSHHGPDVETIFDDLDIDTLGMKVPATLMHMHSLNVTLEEEVDASEVRDLFAEESRLFLIPERMDIDGSGKLKEYALDAGRPRGDVWENCIWEESISTVGDDLYLFQGIHQESDVVPENVDAIRAVLGEADAEESIETTNETMGIGL; from the coding sequence ATGATCCAGGTCGCGATCAACGGCTACGGCACGATCGGCAAACGCGTCGCGGACGCCGTCCGCGAGCAGCCCGATATGGAGGTTCGCGGCGTCGCCAAAACGCGTCCCAACTTCGAGGCCGAGACGGCCGTCGACAAGGGGTTCCCGCTCTACGCAGCCGTCGAAGAACGGGCCGATCAGTTCGCGGACGCCGGCCTCGAGATCGCCGGTCCGGTCGAAGACCTCGTCGACGCGGCCGACGTCGTCGTCGACGCAACGCCCTCGGGCATCGGCGCCGAGAACAAATCGATGTACGAGGCGTACGACACGCCCGCGCTCTATCAGGGCGGCGAGGACGCCGACCTCGTCGACACCAGCTTCAACGCCCGTTCGAACTTCGAGGACGCGACCGGGGCCGACCACGTCCGCGTCGTCTCCTGTAACACGACGGGCCTCTCCCGCGTGATCGCGCCCCTCCGGGAGGCCTACGGCGTCGAGAAGGTCCGCGCGACGCTCGTCCGGCGGGGCGGCGACCCCGGCCAGACCTCCCGCGGCCCGATCAACGACATCCTGCCGAACCCGGTGACGATCCCCTCCCACCACGGCCCCGACGTCGAGACAATCTTCGACGATCTGGACATCGACACGCTGGGCATGAAGGTCCCCGCGACGCTGATGCACATGCACAGTCTCAACGTCACTCTCGAGGAGGAGGTCGACGCGAGCGAGGTTCGCGACCTGTTCGCCGAGGAGTCCCGGCTCTTCCTGATCCCCGAGCGGATGGACATCGACGGCAGCGGCAAGCTCAAGGAGTACGCGCTGGACGCGGGCCGCCCGCGCGGCGACGTCTGGGAAAACTGCATCTGGGAGGAGTCGATCTCCACCGTCGGCGACGACCTCTACCTCTTCCAGGGGATTCACCAGGAGAGCGACGTCGTCCCCGAGAACGTCGACGCGATCCGAGCGGTGCTCGGCGAAGCCGACGCCGAGGAGAGCATCGAGACGACCAACGAGACGATGGGCATCGGGCTGTAG
- a CDS encoding Hsp20/alpha crystallin family protein, translated as MRRDDRDEPFDDLFREIERMMNEMMNGADANVDFSSSSDVGNGFGMDTHVDIHETDDEVRVVADLPGVEKDNIELECDGKTLTISAESEHRQYDERVSLPTRVNEHTASATYNNGVLEVVFDPAEQSSGISLE; from the coding sequence ATGCGCCGAGACGACCGCGACGAACCCTTCGACGACCTGTTTCGCGAGATCGAGCGGATGATGAACGAAATGATGAACGGCGCGGACGCGAACGTCGACTTCTCCTCCTCGAGCGACGTCGGCAACGGCTTCGGGATGGACACCCACGTCGACATTCACGAGACCGACGACGAGGTCCGAGTCGTCGCCGATCTCCCGGGCGTCGAGAAGGACAACATCGAACTCGAGTGCGACGGGAAGACCCTGACCATCTCCGCCGAGAGCGAGCACCGCCAGTACGACGAACGCGTCTCCCTGCCGACCCGCGTTAACGAGCACACCGCCTCGGCGACCTACAACAACGGCGTCCTCGAGGTCGTCTTCGATCCCGCGGAGCAGTCCTCGGGCATCAGTCTCGAGTAA
- a CDS encoding ATP-grasp domain-containing protein produces MIELAVANAKQTFRRMQEPLSERGIRVHHVPVRERTIALGDPPWDADDYDVGFVYPGRLMEGGVADALLEIPWLNDHETVLTSRNKAEVLARLGRADLPVPESVYVSNDVGEAELTDVFERFEPPVVVKPNSTTRGVGVAKAHDLDSFLGICDYLSLVHDYKATGDQSFLVQEYLPDATDYRVMVLEGEYVGAVERRLPDEAVAEGQWKHNVHRGAEATGVELPDEYRELAERVAAALEIPFLGVDLLETDDRLVVNETNARPTIDDETKYEPDFYDRLADAIRTAADRQ; encoded by the coding sequence ATGATCGAGCTCGCGGTAGCGAACGCGAAACAGACGTTCCGGCGGATGCAGGAGCCGCTGTCCGAGCGGGGGATACGGGTTCATCACGTGCCCGTGCGCGAGCGCACGATCGCGCTCGGCGATCCGCCATGGGACGCGGACGACTACGACGTGGGGTTCGTCTACCCCGGCCGACTCATGGAGGGCGGCGTCGCCGACGCCTTGCTCGAGATCCCGTGGCTCAACGACCACGAGACGGTGCTAACCTCGCGTAACAAGGCCGAGGTGCTGGCGCGACTCGGGCGGGCCGACCTGCCGGTTCCGGAGTCGGTCTACGTCTCGAACGACGTCGGTGAAGCGGAGCTGACCGACGTCTTCGAGCGGTTCGAGCCGCCGGTAGTCGTCAAGCCGAACTCGACGACTCGCGGCGTCGGCGTCGCGAAGGCCCACGACCTCGATTCCTTTCTGGGAATCTGTGACTACCTCTCGCTGGTCCACGATTACAAGGCGACGGGCGACCAGTCGTTTCTCGTCCAGGAGTACCTCCCCGACGCGACCGACTACCGTGTGATGGTCCTCGAGGGCGAGTACGTCGGCGCGGTCGAGCGACGGCTGCCCGACGAGGCCGTCGCCGAGGGCCAGTGGAAACACAACGTCCACCGCGGCGCGGAGGCGACGGGCGTCGAGTTACCTGACGAGTACCGCGAGCTGGCCGAGCGGGTCGCGGCAGCGCTCGAGATCCCGTTCCTCGGCGTCGATCTGCTCGAGACCGACGACCGACTGGTGGTCAACGAGACGAACGCGCGGCCGACGATCGACGACGAAACGAAGTACGAACCGGACTTCTACGATCGACTCGCGGACGCGATTCGAACGGCTGCGGACCGGCAGTGA
- a CDS encoding 50S ribosomal protein L16, producing MSDKPASMYREISKPAYTRREYITGIPGSKIAQHKMGDISADPEDYPVQISLITEEEVQLRHGSLEASRLSANRHMLKNAGENNYKMILRKFPHHVIRENKQATGAGADRVSDGMRQAFGKIVGTAARIDAGERIFTIWCDVDDAEFAKEAMRRAYNKISPPCRVVVEKGEEQLIA from the coding sequence ATGTCCGACAAACCCGCCTCAATGTACCGGGAGATCAGCAAGCCGGCCTACACGCGACGCGAATACATCACCGGCATCCCGGGCTCCAAGATTGCACAGCACAAGATGGGCGACATCAGCGCCGATCCCGAGGACTACCCCGTTCAGATCAGCCTCATCACCGAAGAAGAGGTTCAGCTTCGCCACGGGAGCCTCGAGGCCTCGCGTCTCTCGGCCAACCGTCACATGCTGAAAAACGCCGGCGAGAACAACTACAAGATGATCCTCCGGAAGTTCCCCCACCACGTCATCCGCGAGAACAAGCAGGCGACGGGTGCGGGTGCAGACCGTGTTTCCGACGGGATGCGTCAGGCCTTCGGGAAGATCGTCGGCACCGCCGCGCGTATCGACGCCGGCGAGCGCATCTTCACGATCTGGTGTGACGTCGACGACGCCGAGTTCGCCAAGGAGGCGATGCGCCGCGCCTACAACAAGATCTCGCCGCCGTGTCGCGTCGTCGTCGAGAAGGGCGAAGAACAGCTTATCGCATAA
- a CDS encoding CBS domain-containing protein encodes MPRSFRIGSLFGIPIKLDLTFLLVLPLFAYLIGAQIEPVAGLLNDGLAAGIDVGAITSGPMPWILGLAAAIGLFVGVVLHELGHSLTAQRYGFPIDSITLWLFGGIAALSEMPEDWRQEFTIAIAGPIVSVFVGVGSYALFLIVPESLDGARFVLGYLAVLNVVLAGFNMIPAFPMDGGRVLRAFLARSQPYAKATQQAASIGKLFAVLMGLFGLFAGGNIILIGVAFFVYIAASSEAQQVTMKAAFQDVTVGDIMTPAGDLHTVEPETTIAELVQRMFTERHTGYPVIDTDAFEGERLVGLVTLTDAREVDPVERDAFTVDEVMSTDLKTITPDSDAMTAIEEMRENNIGRLLVVDDGDLVGLISRSDVMTAFDIVQKSGAVSSGGLPRTAN; translated from the coding sequence ATGCCTCGGAGTTTCCGGATCGGTTCCCTGTTCGGGATCCCGATCAAGTTGGATCTCACGTTTCTGTTGGTGCTTCCGCTGTTCGCCTATCTCATCGGCGCACAGATCGAACCCGTCGCGGGTCTGCTCAACGACGGGCTCGCGGCGGGTATCGACGTCGGCGCCATCACGTCCGGGCCGATGCCGTGGATACTCGGGTTGGCGGCGGCGATCGGGCTGTTCGTCGGCGTCGTACTCCACGAACTCGGCCACTCGCTGACGGCCCAGCGCTACGGCTTTCCGATCGACTCGATTACGCTCTGGCTGTTCGGCGGCATCGCCGCGCTCTCGGAGATGCCCGAGGACTGGCGACAGGAGTTCACCATCGCTATCGCCGGTCCGATCGTCTCCGTGTTCGTCGGCGTCGGTTCGTACGCGCTCTTTCTGATCGTCCCCGAAAGTCTCGACGGTGCCCGGTTCGTCCTCGGGTATCTCGCCGTTCTGAACGTCGTGCTCGCGGGTTTCAACATGATCCCCGCGTTCCCGATGGACGGTGGCCGGGTCCTTCGGGCGTTTCTCGCCCGCAGTCAGCCGTACGCGAAAGCGACCCAGCAGGCCGCCAGCATCGGCAAACTGTTCGCGGTCCTCATGGGACTGTTCGGCCTCTTCGCGGGGGGGAACATCATTCTCATCGGCGTCGCCTTCTTCGTCTACATCGCCGCCTCGAGCGAGGCCCAACAGGTGACGATGAAGGCCGCGTTCCAGGACGTCACCGTCGGCGACATCATGACGCCCGCCGGCGACCTCCACACGGTCGAACCCGAGACCACGATTGCGGAGCTGGTCCAGCGGATGTTCACCGAGCGCCACACCGGCTACCCGGTGATCGATACGGACGCGTTCGAGGGCGAGCGCCTCGTCGGACTCGTCACGCTGACCGACGCCCGCGAGGTGGATCCGGTCGAGCGCGACGCGTTCACGGTCGACGAGGTGATGTCGACCGACCTGAAGACGATTACGCCCGACTCGGACGCGATGACGGCGATCGAGGAGATGCGCGAGAACAACATCGGTCGCCTACTCGTCGTGGACGACGGCGACCTCGTCGGCCTGATCTCGCGGTCCGACGTGATGACCGCCTTCGACATCGTCCAGAAGAGCGGTGCGGTCAGCTCCGGCGGCCTCCCGCGGACCGCGAACTGA
- a CDS encoding ABC transporter ATP-binding protein, giving the protein MPPAIETVDLVKEYGDLRALQELSLTVEEGEFFGLLGPNGAGKTTFINTLVGLVRKSGGEARVFGHDVEADYREARDAIGLAPQEFNVDRFFPIKEVLMHKAGYHGIPEDEAAERADEVLKRVGIYDKRDERFDWLSGGMKRRLLLARALVTDPDLLILDEPTAGVDVQLRHDLWELVTELNEEGTTILLTTHYIEEAERLCDRVAIMNEGRKVTVATPDELKERGTDTISVRLESGVSASAAADLETDLGAYAHEVTTSGETLEVRVDDGGSTAPRLLNDLEARGHEIADLEITRTSLEEIFVDLTRSEDRTVTRSSASSADEGEESETTPAEREQEGVA; this is encoded by the coding sequence ATGCCACCGGCCATCGAGACCGTCGATCTCGTGAAGGAATACGGGGACTTGCGCGCGCTACAGGAGTTGTCGCTGACCGTCGAGGAGGGCGAGTTCTTCGGCCTGCTCGGCCCCAACGGCGCGGGCAAGACGACCTTTATCAACACGCTGGTCGGCCTGGTCCGCAAGTCCGGCGGCGAGGCGCGGGTCTTCGGCCACGACGTCGAGGCGGACTACCGGGAGGCTCGCGACGCGATCGGGCTGGCGCCCCAGGAGTTCAACGTCGATCGCTTCTTCCCCATCAAGGAAGTCCTGATGCACAAGGCCGGTTACCACGGAATCCCCGAGGACGAGGCCGCCGAGCGCGCCGACGAGGTGCTCAAACGCGTCGGGATCTACGACAAGCGCGACGAGCGCTTCGACTGGCTCTCCGGCGGGATGAAGCGCCGTCTGCTGCTCGCGCGAGCGCTGGTGACCGATCCCGACCTGCTCATCCTCGACGAGCCCACCGCGGGCGTCGACGTCCAGTTGCGCCACGACCTCTGGGAGCTCGTGACCGAACTCAACGAGGAGGGGACGACGATCCTCTTGACGACCCACTACATCGAGGAGGCCGAACGCCTCTGCGACCGGGTCGCGATCATGAACGAGGGCCGGAAGGTGACCGTCGCGACGCCGGACGAACTCAAAGAGCGCGGCACCGACACGATCTCCGTCCGCCTCGAGTCCGGCGTCTCCGCGAGCGCGGCGGCCGACCTCGAGACCGATCTCGGCGCGTACGCCCACGAGGTGACGACGAGCGGCGAGACCCTCGAGGTCCGCGTCGACGACGGCGGCTCGACCGCGCCGCGCCTGTTGAACGACCTCGAGGCGCGGGGCCACGAGATCGCCGACCTCGAGATCACCCGAACCTCACTCGAGGAGATCTTCGTCGACTTGACCCGGAGCGAGGACCGGACGGTGACCCGGTCGTCGGCCTCGAGCGCCGATGAGGGAGAGGAGAGCGAGACGACGCCGGCGGAGCGCGAACAGGAGGGGGTCGCCTGA
- a CDS encoding ABC transporter permease: MLPKLSVGFRALFRREVLRFVRRPKNTFMPPAITNVLYFAVFGLILGGRIDQIAGFDYILFIVPGLVVLGAISNAFENASFSIFHGRWNEYIHETLTSPLSYAEMVVAYVAASAVRGLIVGVIIAAVGRLFVPISIEHGLFLVATMVVITALFAGCGIIGGLVARDFDDLTVMNQFILRPLVFFGAVFYSLETFEQAWQVQLSLVNPMVYMVDSVRYGLLGHSDLIGVGILPAPYTEFAPLFALGVLTAATVLVLAIDVYLFKIGYGLTD, from the coding sequence ATGCTGCCGAAACTGTCGGTCGGCTTCCGCGCGCTGTTCCGACGCGAGGTGTTGCGATTCGTCCGCCGTCCGAAGAACACGTTCATGCCGCCGGCGATCACGAACGTCCTCTACTTCGCCGTCTTCGGGCTCATTCTGGGCGGCCGAATCGACCAGATCGCCGGCTTCGACTACATCCTCTTTATCGTGCCCGGACTGGTCGTGCTGGGAGCGATCTCGAACGCCTTCGAGAACGCCTCGTTCTCGATCTTCCACGGGAGATGGAACGAGTACATCCACGAAACGCTGACCTCGCCGCTGTCCTACGCCGAGATGGTCGTCGCCTACGTCGCGGCCAGCGCGGTGCGGGGGCTCATCGTCGGCGTCATCATCGCCGCCGTGGGCCGCCTGTTCGTGCCGATAAGCATCGAGCACGGCCTGTTTCTCGTGGCCACGATGGTCGTCATCACGGCGCTGTTCGCCGGCTGCGGGATCATCGGTGGCCTCGTCGCTCGTGACTTCGACGACCTGACCGTGATGAACCAGTTCATCCTCCGGCCGCTGGTGTTCTTCGGCGCGGTCTTCTACTCCCTCGAGACGTTCGAGCAGGCGTGGCAGGTCCAGCTCTCGCTGGTGAACCCGATGGTCTACATGGTCGACAGCGTCCGGTACGGACTGCTGGGCCACTCGGACCTGATCGGCGTCGGTATCCTCCCCGCACCGTACACCGAGTTCGCGCCGCTGTTCGCGCTCGGGGTGCTCACGGCGGCTACCGTCCTCGTGCTGGCGATCGACGTCTACCTGTTCAAGATCGGCTACGGACTGACCGACTGA
- a CDS encoding zinc ribbon domain-containing protein, protein METDHCPHCGASLSPSANYCSECGEAVNDDSWGSSSAESSWGGADDRSLDGAGDSSWDAGNPWSGSSPEYASGRRPEGDTTLAAITHVLAIFTWAIGPLIVLVATEDPFVEENARNALNWQIAFTIYMTVSFFLTLVVVGIVPLLVLPMVDLVFCVLAAIKAADGEAWSYPATPDIV, encoded by the coding sequence ATGGAAACCGATCACTGTCCGCACTGCGGTGCCTCGCTCTCGCCGAGCGCGAACTACTGCAGCGAGTGCGGGGAGGCGGTAAACGACGACTCGTGGGGATCCTCGAGCGCGGAGAGTTCGTGGGGCGGCGCCGACGACCGGTCACTGGACGGCGCCGGCGACTCGTCTTGGGACGCCGGCAACCCGTGGAGCGGTTCGAGTCCGGAATACGCGTCGGGTCGCCGACCCGAAGGCGATACGACGCTCGCGGCGATCACGCACGTGCTCGCGATATTCACGTGGGCTATCGGTCCGCTGATCGTTCTCGTCGCTACCGAGGACCCGTTCGTCGAGGAGAACGCGCGAAACGCGTTAAACTGGCAGATCGCGTTCACGATCTATATGACCGTCTCGTTCTTCCTCACCCTCGTCGTCGTCGGCATCGTTCCCCTACTGGTCCTCCCGATGGTCGATCTGGTGTTCTGCGTCCTCGCCGCGATCAAGGCCGCCGACGGGGAGGCGTGGTCGTATCCGGCGACCCCCGATATCGTGTGA
- a CDS encoding alpha/beta fold hydrolase yields the protein MVVSESESISLPDDRTLSFATYGDPDGAPLIFHHGTPGSSHLGALLSDSARARGVRVIAPSRPGYGRSDPNPDGTFETWAGDCRALVDALGLEWVAVAGFSGGGPYALAVAAHHADRVSDVGVIGAPVPAHDGGPFGPLVGFPRLLGIAFRFGAIVARFRGDRFVVDQLTDRAVDDETARIVGQDFRVGLSAGPSGAVRESRALAADWSLPLPDDVTVWHGIDDENAPIGPVRTAYEDRPAVTLREIDDDHLGTLCSVRDEVLGLAE from the coding sequence ATGGTCGTTTCCGAGTCGGAGTCGATCTCGCTTCCCGACGATCGGACGCTGTCGTTCGCGACGTACGGCGATCCGGACGGCGCGCCGCTGATCTTTCACCACGGCACGCCCGGGTCGTCCCACCTCGGAGCGTTGCTTTCGGACTCCGCCCGCGCTCGAGGCGTTCGCGTAATCGCGCCGAGTCGACCCGGATACGGTCGTTCCGATCCGAATCCGGACGGAACGTTCGAAACGTGGGCCGGAGACTGTCGAGCGCTCGTCGACGCCCTGGGACTCGAGTGGGTCGCGGTCGCCGGGTTCTCGGGCGGCGGCCCCTACGCGCTGGCCGTCGCCGCACACCACGCCGATCGCGTCTCCGACGTCGGCGTGATCGGCGCTCCGGTTCCGGCACACGACGGAGGGCCGTTCGGTCCGCTCGTGGGGTTCCCGAGACTCCTGGGCATCGCGTTCCGGTTCGGCGCGATCGTCGCACGGTTCCGGGGCGATCGATTCGTCGTCGACCAGTTGACCGATAGAGCCGTAGACGACGAGACCGCCCGCATCGTCGGTCAGGACTTTCGCGTCGGGCTATCGGCCGGGCCATCGGGTGCGGTCCGCGAGAGTCGGGCGCTCGCGGCCGACTGGTCGCTCCCGCTGCCAGACGACGTGACGGTTTGGCACGGAATCGACGACGAAAACGCCCCGATCGGTCCGGTCCGAACCGCCTACGAGGACCGGCCGGCCGTCACTCTCCGCGAGATCGACGACGACCACCTGGGAACGCTGTGTTCGGTCCGCGACGAGGTCCTCGGTCTGGCCGAATGA